A genome region from Schistocerca nitens isolate TAMUIC-IGC-003100 chromosome 4, iqSchNite1.1, whole genome shotgun sequence includes the following:
- the LOC126253481 gene encoding rhythmically expressed gene 2 protein-like — protein sequence MHRFRLVTFDVSGTLLNFRRPPQTLYSEAASLFGVTAQPSDIALIFRAQYDKLSREHPNFGQKTGIGWKKWWNLLVVDVLEKATRCQYNRSTYDSVAGYLINAFENGDCYAIAEGAQDLLSYLQQTNTIIGVISNYDERLHCVLNSLDLNKYFNFVVTSYEAGIEKPSPKIFEKALALALKIDTHVTPSCSLHIGDKVETDYVGAIGAHWHCALVTKSSDELCRRGLQRQGVLPNYIFRDLVELRAKLPHLWERDIGQDAKKF from the coding sequence TGCACCGTTTTCGCTTAGTGACATTTGATGTTAGTGGGACACTTCTTAATTTTCGGAGGCCACCTCAGACATTGTATTCAGAGGCAGCGTCTCTCTTCGGCGTTACTGCGCAGCCATCAGACATCGCTTTAATATTCCGAGCCCAGTATGATAAATTATCCCGTGAGCATCCGAACTTCGGTCAAAAAACCGGCATAGGCTGGAAAAAGTGGTGGAATCTGCTGGTCGTAGATGTTCTCGAAAAGGCAACACGATGCCAGTACAACAGAAGCACTTATGACAGTGTTGCAGGTTATCTCATAAATGCTTTCGAGAACGGAGATTGTTATGCCATTGCTGAAGGCGCCCAAGATTTATTGTCATATCTGCAGCAGACAAACACAATTATTGGCGTAATCTCAAACTACGATGAAAGACTGCATTGTGTACTGAATTCACTGGATTTAAATaagtattttaattttgttgtaacgTCATATGAAGCTGGTATTGAAAAGCCATcacccaaaatatttgaaaaagcccTGGCCTTAGCATTGAAGATTGATACCCATGTAACTCCATCATGTTCTCTTCATATTGGTGATAAAGTCGAAACCGATTATGTTGGAGCCATTGGGGCGCATTGGCATTGTGCTTTAGTGACGAAAAGCAGTGATGAACTGTgcagaagaggactgcaaagacaaGGTGTATTACCGAATTATATTTTCCGCGATCTTGTTGAACTTAGGGCAAAGCTCCCACATCTGTGGGAAAGGGACATTGGTCAAGATGCTAAGAAATTTTAG